One segment of Desulfosalsimonas propionicica DNA contains the following:
- a CDS encoding tyrosine-type recombinase/integrase, whose translation MARLDTHFKGRDVNFITSDQILKFLTQDTEGQKQTTKRFKYTLLKTLFNFIKDNEGPALVNPCDSPVLKKTFRLAKGRQWSILEKDAVDEIIFRTENLRNRLMLELMARGGMRIGEVLKLRMKDVEDCKLFLVSPKSGRQNGVVFIPKKVAARLRDYIRSKNMEPGERIFPIGYTGARQIVKKAGRKIGIEISPHDLRRHAATYASRAGAPIEIVSKVILRHANLSTTQRYLGKVSDTEASRWVENIFS comes from the coding sequence TTGGCCCGGCTTGATACCCATTTTAAAGGCCGGGATGTTAACTTCATCACGTCCGACCAAATCCTGAAATTTCTGACCCAGGATACCGAGGGCCAGAAACAAACCACCAAGCGTTTCAAGTACACCCTTCTTAAAACCCTTTTCAATTTTATCAAAGACAACGAGGGCCCGGCTCTGGTTAATCCCTGCGATTCACCGGTACTGAAAAAGACGTTTCGCCTGGCCAAAGGCCGCCAGTGGAGCATTCTGGAAAAGGATGCCGTTGATGAGATCATATTCCGCACTGAGAATCTCCGGAATCGGCTAATGCTGGAACTAATGGCCAGAGGTGGAATGCGAATTGGAGAAGTCCTGAAGCTCAGGATGAAGGATGTTGAGGATTGTAAACTGTTTCTGGTCAGCCCGAAAAGCGGGCGGCAAAACGGGGTTGTTTTCATTCCCAAGAAAGTTGCTGCCAGACTCAGGGATTATATCCGGTCAAAGAATATGGAGCCCGGGGAGAGGATTTTCCCGATCGGCTACACCGGCGCCAGGCAAATTGTCAAAAAGGCCGGAAGAAAGATCGGAATCGAAATCAGCCCACATGATCTCCGACGACATGCGGCAACCTATGCAAGCAGGGCCGGTGCTCCCATTGAGATTGTCAGCAAGGTTATTCTCCGACATGCAAATCTTTCGACCACGCAACGGTATCTGGGCAAGGTGAGTGACACCGAAGCCAGCCGGTGGGTGGAAAATATTTTCAGCTAA